In Helicobacter ibis, a genomic segment contains:
- a CDS encoding Ppx/GppA phosphatase family protein, with the protein MAKITAVIDIGSNSARMAIFEKTSHFGFHLIYETKSKVRISENSYQNNGYLQKEPISRTIDALQDFLNIAKYHKARKIFCVATSAVRDAPNKNILLAEARKIGLNIKVINGESEAYFGAIAALNLLHFNDGITIDIGGGSTECALIKEGKIIDKISLNLGTIRLKELFFDKLDYNGAYKFVKDSLSQLPEHFKHKRVFAIGGTARALSKAILKHTKYPLNSLHGFSYPFLEHHLFFESICTSSQKNLTKLGIKEDRLDSIQGGTLIFHLALNKFGAIEVITSGVGIREGVFLNDLLRNSDGRFPKNFNPSVRNIKDRFIKNKEKSKHTKLIMTKLLKTMQNTEIQPFYKHLFIASELSDIGISLNFYEKNHHGGYIVFNALNYALSHQDRLLIATLIKYINKKIPSILEYEELLPSSKILNILVFLLSLSDVLSYAKNPKLINITTNEDSLSTTINIQMEDSYITKEKLNKLNIPPFFKINLC; encoded by the coding sequence ATGGCTAAAATTACTGCCGTAATTGATATAGGCTCCAATTCAGCTAGAATGGCTATTTTCGAGAAAACCAGTCATTTTGGTTTCCATTTAATTTATGAAACAAAAAGCAAAGTTAGAATCTCTGAAAATAGCTATCAAAACAATGGCTACCTACAAAAAGAACCAATATCTAGGACTATAGATGCACTACAAGACTTCCTAAATATTGCCAAATATCACAAAGCAAGAAAAATATTTTGCGTTGCAACCTCTGCTGTAAGAGATGCACCAAACAAAAATATACTATTAGCAGAAGCAAGGAAAATAGGACTAAACATAAAAGTCATAAATGGTGAATCTGAAGCATACTTTGGAGCGATAGCCGCATTAAACTTATTGCATTTTAACGATGGTATCACAATTGATATAGGTGGTGGTAGCACAGAATGCGCATTAATAAAAGAAGGCAAGATAATAGACAAAATCTCTCTTAATCTAGGTACAATAAGATTAAAAGAATTGTTTTTTGATAAGCTAGATTATAATGGAGCATATAAGTTTGTAAAAGATTCCTTATCGCAATTACCAGAACATTTTAAACACAAAAGAGTCTTTGCCATAGGTGGAACTGCAAGGGCACTAAGCAAAGCCATCTTAAAGCATACAAAATATCCACTAAATAGCCTACATGGATTTTCATATCCATTTTTAGAGCATCATTTGTTTTTTGAGAGCATATGCACGAGTTCACAAAAAAACTTAACAAAGCTAGGAATTAAAGAAGATAGACTAGATTCAATACAAGGCGGAACTTTGATATTTCATCTTGCATTAAATAAATTTGGAGCAATAGAAGTCATAACAAGCGGCGTTGGTATAAGAGAGGGGGTATTTTTAAATGATCTTTTACGCAATAGCGATGGACGATTCCCAAAGAACTTTAACCCAAGTGTGCGAAATATAAAAGATAGATTCATAAAAAATAAAGAAAAATCAAAACACACAAAACTAATAATGACAAAATTACTAAAAACAATGCAAAACACGGAAATACAACCATTCTACAAACATCTGTTCATAGCAAGTGAATTAAGTGATATAGGAATCTCGCTAAACTTCTATGAAAAAAATCATCATGGTGGATATATTGTATTTAACGCCCTAAATTACGCACTAAGCCACCAAGATAGACTACTAATTGCAACACTAATAAAGTATATAAACAAAAAAATACCAAGCATATTAGAATATGAAGAATTACTCCCATCATCTAAGATTTTAAATATTTTAGTATTTTTGCTATCTCTTAGCGATGTTTTAAGCTATGCAAAAAACCCAAAACTAATCAATATAACAACAAATGAAGATAGCCTAAGCACTACAATTAATATACAAATGGAAGATTCATATATCACAAAAGAAAAACTAAACAAACTAAACATACCACCATTTTTTAAAATTAACCTATGCTAA
- a CDS encoding YfhL family 4Fe-4S dicluster ferredoxin, which translates to MSLMINEECIACDACREECPNDAIEEGDPYYMIDPECCTECYGYYDEPACLSVCPVDSIVPDPDNVETLEELKFKHSQLNKDN; encoded by the coding sequence ATGTCGTTAATGATAAACGAAGAATGTATCGCATGTGATGCATGCAGAGAAGAATGTCCAAATGATGCTATTGAGGAGGGAGATCCATATTACATGATAGATCCAGAGTGTTGCACAGAATGCTATGGATATTACGATGAACCGGCATGTTTATCTGTGTGTCCTGTAGATTCAATTGTACCAGACCCAGATAATGTAGAAACACTAGAAGAATTAAAATTCAAACATTCTCAACTAAACAAAGACAATTAA
- the glyS gene encoding glycine--tRNA ligase subunit beta, translating into MSSFLMEIGTEELPAIPLLKELPNIKNKFKQILKSHRLDCEVEFFYTPRRLVLISDNFPTSQKEEILEFFGPPIDIAYKDGNPTQAALGFFKKCGISENETQRTTKDNKEVLYCKKEAISKNSNELIQEILKEFLDSLNFGKAMRWGSNTESFIRPIKWILCMIDNKLVPLEIFGIKSSQVTYVHRNISYESKHVSSIDSYLQTLQNGKVILNQQKREEKILNEIAIIEKENNIKVEIDKELLDEIVSITEYPTALFGNFSEHFLEIPAPCIITSMKVNQRYFATYKDSKLYNGFVMVQNSLSENPKTIIEGNLKVLHARLEDALFFYHNDLKAGLDENKLVNITFVENLGSMLDKTKREVEIAKILCDIFKEELLKESNDFGLIQELIIQATTLSKTDLTSEMVYEFTELQGIMGYYYAKELRYDDRVALAIKEQYLPNSEDSELPSNLISAIIALSHKLDNLFGLFSINKIPSGSKDPFALRRAANGVIKIIIHFNLNFKLKEVFNNLRYLYKNFELKMLEEFILERLESTLPYNPSIIRAILASNEDDLLNIYLKAEALESSLQSQDKTMLMQTFKRLANIIKDVNFDNLNIQEDKLIATEEIELYNEFVKYKNKTFDNSDFKGRIDYLLSLNQVLSRFFDKVLVNAPDETLKTNRKNLIAQIYMAFFNIADIKEITL; encoded by the coding sequence ATGTCTTCTTTTTTAATGGAAATAGGAACAGAAGAATTACCAGCAATACCGCTTCTTAAAGAACTTCCAAACATAAAAAACAAGTTTAAACAAATACTAAAAAGCCATAGACTAGATTGTGAAGTTGAATTTTTTTATACCCCAAGAAGGTTAGTGCTAATTTCAGATAACTTCCCAACTTCACAAAAAGAAGAGATTTTAGAATTTTTTGGTCCCCCTATTGATATAGCCTATAAAGATGGAAACCCAACACAAGCAGCACTGGGTTTTTTTAAAAAATGTGGAATTAGCGAAAATGAAACACAAAGAACAACAAAGGATAATAAAGAAGTCCTATATTGCAAAAAAGAGGCAATTAGCAAAAATAGTAATGAATTAATACAAGAAATATTAAAAGAATTTTTAGATTCATTAAACTTTGGTAAAGCAATGCGTTGGGGAAGCAATACGGAGAGCTTTATTAGACCTATTAAATGGATTTTATGTATGATTGATAACAAACTAGTCCCTCTAGAAATCTTTGGCATAAAATCATCACAAGTAACTTATGTGCATAGAAATATTTCATACGAATCTAAACATGTGAGTAGTATAGATTCATACCTACAAACTCTACAAAATGGCAAAGTGATCCTAAACCAACAAAAAAGAGAAGAAAAAATCCTAAATGAAATTGCAATAATAGAAAAAGAAAACAACATAAAAGTAGAAATAGACAAAGAATTGCTAGATGAAATAGTAAGTATCACAGAATATCCAACAGCACTTTTTGGTAATTTTAGTGAGCATTTTTTAGAGATTCCAGCACCTTGCATTATTACTTCTATGAAGGTAAATCAAAGATATTTTGCAACCTATAAAGATTCAAAGCTATACAATGGGTTTGTCATGGTGCAAAATAGCCTTAGTGAGAATCCTAAAACAATAATCGAAGGAAACTTAAAAGTATTACACGCAAGATTAGAAGACGCCCTATTTTTCTATCATAATGACTTAAAGGCTGGGTTAGATGAGAATAAATTAGTAAACATAACTTTTGTCGAAAATCTAGGAAGTATGCTAGATAAAACAAAAAGAGAAGTGGAAATCGCAAAGATACTATGCGATATATTTAAAGAAGAGCTATTAAAAGAATCTAATGATTTTGGATTAATACAAGAACTAATAATACAAGCCACAACATTATCAAAGACAGATTTAACAAGTGAGATGGTGTATGAATTTACAGAATTACAAGGGATAATGGGCTATTACTATGCAAAAGAGTTAAGATATGATGATAGAGTAGCACTTGCAATAAAAGAACAATATCTACCAAACTCTGAAGATAGTGAGTTGCCAAGCAATTTAATCTCTGCAATTATTGCCCTATCACATAAACTTGACAATCTTTTTGGGTTATTTAGTATAAATAAAATTCCAAGTGGCTCTAAAGATCCATTTGCTTTAAGAAGGGCAGCAAATGGAGTTATAAAAATAATAATTCACTTTAATTTAAACTTCAAATTAAAAGAAGTGTTTAATAATCTAAGGTATCTATATAAAAACTTTGAGCTAAAAATGCTTGAAGAATTCATCTTAGAAAGACTTGAATCCACACTGCCATACAATCCATCAATAATTCGTGCAATACTTGCCTCAAATGAAGATGATTTGTTAAACATATACTTAAAAGCAGAAGCACTAGAATCATCGCTTCAAAGCCAAGACAAAACAATGCTAATGCAAACTTTCAAACGACTTGCTAATATTATAAAAGATGTCAATTTTGATAACTTAAATATACAAGAAGATAAACTAATTGCAACTGAAGAAATAGAGCTATACAACGAATTTGTAAAGTATAAGAATAAAACTTTTGATAATAGTGACTTTAAAGGAAGAATTGATTATTTACTCTCACTAAATCAAGTATTATCAAGATTCTTTGATAAGGTATTGGTAAATGCTCCAGATGAAACATTAAAAACAAATAGAAAGAATCTAATAGCACAAATATACATGGCGTTTTTCAACATTGCTGATATAAAAGAAATAACTCTATAA
- a CDS encoding two-component system sensor histidine kinase NtrB — protein MSGLEFILLVFLLILLSLCVYVFILYSKTLKALKQQYVVNSDILQKQQKLQHLSQELAEQMELEISNRLASELAYNNLFDNSLNSVLVVSIDDLRIERCNRASKKMFNMELEGYNLLELFDDKEPKKILFSNINDIKQDRQRKFFKLELSINGNPVFVLVSIHMFMFGDNSAMYVLFVDISEIIKLERELEYSRIMLNQKSKMEKMGEMMSNITHQWKQPLNSLYLLSQNLKEMIDFDELNKENLEKYIQIMQGQISFMSGTIDEFRSFYNPNKNSEIFEADKVVRRTLDLFYKLVDKRIVIECEVEKNKPLSIYASKNEFQQVLISLLDNAIEAVTIRLKEKKIECGNISIKLHNENNIANTNVCVMTIEDNGGGIDSSITNNIFESYFTTKENGSGIGLSIVSEVLKKMDGRISFLNTQYGVEFRVEIPLFVSLD, from the coding sequence ATGAGTGGTTTGGAGTTTATATTATTAGTGTTTTTGTTGATTTTGTTGTCATTATGTGTTTATGTTTTTATTTTGTATAGCAAGACATTAAAGGCATTAAAACAGCAATATGTTGTAAATTCTGATATATTACAAAAACAACAGAAACTGCAACATTTAAGCCAAGAGTTAGCAGAACAAATGGAACTTGAGATATCAAATAGGCTTGCAAGCGAGTTGGCTTATAATAATTTGTTTGACAATTCTTTGAATTCTGTTTTGGTTGTATCTATTGATGATTTGAGAATAGAGCGTTGCAATAGGGCTTCTAAAAAGATGTTTAATATGGAGTTGGAGGGCTATAATTTATTGGAATTATTTGATGATAAAGAGCCAAAAAAAATTCTATTTTCAAATATAAATGATATAAAGCAAGATAGGCAACGAAAATTTTTTAAATTAGAGTTATCAATTAATGGTAATCCAGTTTTTGTCCTAGTATCAATTCACATGTTCATGTTTGGTGATAATAGTGCCATGTATGTTTTATTTGTTGATATTTCTGAAATAATAAAATTGGAAAGAGAATTAGAATATAGCAGAATTATGTTAAACCAAAAGAGTAAAATGGAGAAAATGGGTGAGATGATGAGTAATATAACTCATCAATGGAAACAACCATTAAACTCATTGTATCTATTAAGTCAGAATCTAAAAGAAATGATTGATTTTGATGAACTAAATAAGGAAAATTTAGAAAAATATATACAAATAATGCAAGGGCAAATTTCCTTTATGTCAGGTACAATAGATGAGTTTAGGTCATTTTATAATCCAAATAAAAATAGTGAAATATTTGAAGCTGATAAAGTAGTTAGAAGAACTTTGGACTTATTCTATAAGCTTGTAGATAAAAGAATAGTTATTGAATGCGAAGTAGAAAAGAACAAACCATTGAGTATATATGCTAGTAAAAATGAATTTCAGCAAGTTTTAATTTCACTTTTAGATAATGCAATAGAGGCTGTTACAATTAGGCTTAAAGAGAAAAAAATAGAGTGTGGCAATATATCTATAAAATTGCATAATGAAAATAATATAGCAAATACTAATGTTTGTGTAATGACTATAGAAGATAATGGTGGTGGCATTGATTCTAGTATTACAAACAATATCTTTGAATCTTATTTTACGACAAAGGAAAATGGCAGTGGTATTGGTTTATCAATAGTAAGTGAAGTGCTTAAGAAGATGGATGGAAGAATCTCATTTTTAAATACCCAATATGGAGTTGAGTTTAGAGTGGAGATACCTTTATTTGTTAGTTTGGATTAA
- a CDS encoding beta/alpha barrel domain-containing protein, giving the protein MNLKTLQNRIDKKKKSYPMEWLGRSLAYTPYQPRELKDSFKKTQTFTPKQIIKLLDDDFLNIAKSKEQVVSAFMLESLDNLAYIRRYTNIPLIYDFIIIDEYQILESLVYGSDAIVLRADILNQKELKNLSDFALKLGLERIFKINSKNDLTKAIFAKSDILLVENENLIELIPNNKIIISSTINDNSIDTNII; this is encoded by the coding sequence ATGAATCTAAAAACACTGCAAAACAGGATAGATAAAAAAAAGAAAAGTTATCCAATGGAGTGGCTAGGCAGAAGCCTAGCATACACTCCATATCAGCCAAGAGAGCTAAAAGATTCCTTTAAAAAAACACAAACCTTTACACCAAAACAAATTATAAAACTACTAGATGATGATTTTTTAAATATAGCAAAGAGCAAAGAACAAGTAGTAAGTGCATTTATGTTAGAAAGCTTGGATAATCTAGCATACATAAGACGATATACCAATATTCCTCTAATTTATGACTTCATAATAATTGATGAATATCAAATACTAGAATCTCTTGTGTATGGTTCTGATGCAATAGTATTGAGAGCTGATATACTAAACCAAAAAGAATTAAAAAACTTAAGTGATTTTGCACTAAAACTTGGATTAGAGAGAATATTCAAAATAAATTCAAAGAATGATTTAACAAAAGCCATTTTTGCAAAAAGTGATATACTGCTAGTAGAAAATGAAAATCTAATAGAACTAATACCAAACAATAAAATAATCATATCATCAACCATCAATGATAATAGCATTGACACAAATATAATTTAA